The following are from one region of the Nicotiana tabacum cultivar K326 chromosome 3, ASM71507v2, whole genome shotgun sequence genome:
- the LOC107781737 gene encoding subtilisin-like protease SBT5.6, giving the protein MKNFYIFSFLLLLLLLPILASCHEKQVYIVYFGGHNGERALHEIEENHHSYLMSVKESEEEARSSLIYSYKHSINGFAALLTPHEASKLSELEEVVSVYKSEPRKYRLQTTRSWEFSGVEESVQPNSLNKDDLLLKARYGKDVIIGVLDSGLWPESKSFSDEGLGPIPKSWKGICQSGDAFNSSNCNKKIIGARYYIKGYEQYYGPLNRTLDYLSPRDKDGHGTHTSSTAGGRKVPNVSAIGGFASGTASGGAPLARLAMYKVCWAIPKEGKEDGNTCFDEDMLAAMDDAIADGVDVISISIGTKEPQPFDQDSIAIGALHAVKKNIVVSCSAGNSGPAPSTLSNTAPWIITVGASSVDRAFLSPVILGNGKKFTGQTVTPYNLEKKMYPLVYAGQVINSNVTKDVAGQCLPGSLLPKKAKGKIVICLRGNGTRVGKGGEVKRAGGIGYILGNNKANGAELVADPHFLPATAVDYKSAVQILNYINSTKSPVAYIVPAKTVLHSKPAPYMASFTSRGPSAVAPHILKPDITAPGLNILAAWSGGSSPTKLDIDDRVVEYNIISGTSMSCPHVGGAAALLKAIHPTWSSAAIRSALITSAGLRNNVGEQITDASGKPADPFQFGGGHFRPSKAADPGLVYDASYQDYLLFLCASGIKDLDKSFKCPKKSHLPNSLNYPSLAIPNLNGTVTVSRRLTNVGGPKSVYFASAKPPLGFSVEISPPVLSFKRVGSKRTFTITVKARSDMSDSIPKDQYVFGWYSWNDGIHNVRSPIAVKLA; this is encoded by the exons ATGAAGAATTTTTACATATTCtcttttcttctccttctccttctccttcccATCTTGGCTTCATGTCATGAAAAACAG GTTTATATAGTGTATTTTGGAGGACATAATGGGGAGAGAGCATTGCATGAGATTGAAGAAAACCATCACTCATATCTCATGTCAGTGAAGGAAAGTGAAGAAGAAGCCAGATCTTCCCTTATTTACAGTTACAAACATAGCATCAATGGCTTTGCTGCACTTCTCACCCCACATGAAGCCTCCAAGTTATCTG AATTGGAAGAAGTGGTATCGGTATATAAAAGCGAGCCAAGGAAATACAGATTGCAAACAACAAGGTCATGGGAATTTTCTGGAGTGGAAGAGTCAGTGCAACCAAATTCCTTGAACAAGGATGACTTGCTATTGAAAGCCAGATATGGCAAAGATGTCATTATTGGCGTTCTTGACAGCg GGCTATGGCCAGAATCTAAGAGCTTTAGTGATGAAGGGTTGGGACCGATTCCAAAGTCATGGAAAGGAATCTGCCAATCTGGAGATGCTTTCAACTCTTCAAACTGTAATAA GAAAATAATTGGAGCTAGGTACTATATCAAAGGTTACGAGCAATATTATGGCCCTCTAAACCGAACTCTGGATTATCTATCTCCACGAGACAAGGATGGACATGGAACTCATACATCCTCAACAGCAGGAGGCAGAAAGGTTCCAAACGTCTCTGCCATTGGTGGCTTTGCATCTGGCACCGCCTCGGGTGGCGCACCACTCGCACGGCTAGCAATGTACAAAGTCTGCTGGGCTATTCCGAAGGAGGGGAAAGAAGATGGAAACACTTGCTTTGATGAAGACATGTTAGCAGCAATGGATGATGCTATTGCAGATGGTGTTGATGTTATTAGTATTTCTATTGGAACAAAAGAACCTCAGCCCTTTGATCAAGATAGCATTGCAATTGGAGCACTTCATGCGGTGAAGAAAAACATTGTTGTATCTTGTAGTGCTGGAAATTCAGGACCTGCACCTTCTACATTGTCTAATACAGCTCCCTGGATTATCACTGTTGGTGCTAGCAGTGTTGACAGAGCATTCTTGTCACCTGTTATCCTAGGAAATGGCAAGAAATTTACG GGACAAACAGTTACACCTTACAACCTCGAGAAGAAGATGTACCCTCTAGTTTATGCAGGACAAGTAATCAACTCTAACGTAACCAAAGATGTAGCAGG GCAATGTTTACCAGGTTCCCTTTTGCCGAAGAAGGCCAAGGGGAAGATAGTAATATGCTTGAGAGGGAACGGGACTAGAGTAGGAAAAGGCGGAGAGGTGAAAAGGGCAGGAGGAATTGGTTACATACTGGGAAATAATAAAGCAAATGGAGCTGAATTAGTAGCTGATCCTCACTTTCTTCCAGCCACTGCAGTGGATTATAAAAGTGCAGTTCAGATTCTCAATTACATCAATTCTACAAAGTCCCCAGTGGCATATATTGTCCCAGCTAAAACAGTATTGCATTCTAAACCAGCACCTTACATGGCCTCCTTCACTAGTAGAGGTCCAAGTGCAGTTGCGCCCCATATCCTCAAG CCTGATATCACGGCACCAGGGCTAAATATATTGGCAGCATGGAGTGGCGGATCTTCCCCCACGAAGCTAGATATCGATGATCGTGTGGTTGAGTATAACATAATCTCAGGTACTTCCATGTCTTGCCCACATGTCGGTGGTGCCGCTGCACTTTTGAAGGCTATACATCCCACTTGGAGCAGTGCTGCAATAAGATCTGCTCTTATAACCTCAG CTGGATTACGAAATAATGTTGGTGAGCAAATAACGGATGCATCAGGGAAGCCAGCAGATCCATTCCAATTCGGAGGAGGGCATTTCAGGCCATCAAAGGCAGCAGATCCTGGACTTGTATACGACGCTTCCTACCAAGACTATCTTCTCTTCCTTTGTGCTTCTGGTATTAAGGATCTTGACAAATCCTTCAAGTGTCCCAAGAAATCACATTTGCCTAACAGCCTAAATTACCCATCTCTAGCTATTCCTAATCTCAATGGTACTGTTACTGTTAGCAGAAGATTAACAAATGTTGGTGGGCCAAAGAGTGTGTACTTTGCCAGTGCTAAACCTCCACTGGGATTCTCTGTTGAGATTTCTCCTCCCGTCTTGTCTTTTAAGCGCGTTGGCTCGAAGAGGACGTTCACTATTACAGTGAAAGCTCGCAGTGATATGAGTGACAGTATTCCGAAAGATCAATATGTGTTTGGATGGTATTCCTGGAATGATGGAATCCATAATGTTAGGAGTCCAATTGCAGTAAAATTGGCATAA
- the LOC107781738 gene encoding pentatricopeptide repeat-containing protein At4g18975, chloroplastic, whose product MGASLQIEFVNCNLLLKGINSTRLSKKLNITSAIKHSQKQEELSLTISHVADQKKVQKAGKVEHHLWKKRESAGSGQKALNLVRLISGLPNEKESVYRALDKWIAWETEFPLIAAAKALRILRQQRMWKRVIQVAKWMLSKGQGATMATYDTLLLAFDMDKRVDEAETLWNMILHTSTRSVSKRLFSRMISLYDHHHVPEKIVEVFADMEELGVKPDEDTVRRVARAFQMLGQEDKHKLVVQRYQSKWKYVHFNGERARVRRDTK is encoded by the exons ATGGGAGCTTCTCTACAAATTGAGTTCGTCAACTGCAACCTTTTGCTAAAGGGAATTAACTCAACCCGCTTATCGAAAAAG TTAAATATAACCTCTGCCATTAAACACTCCCAGAAGCAGGAAGAGCTATCTCTCACTATCTCTCATGTTGCTGATCAGAA GAAAGTTCAGAAGGCTGGAAAAGTAGAACATCACTTATGGAAGAAAAGGGAATCCGCTGGATCTGGGCAAAAAGCACTCAATCTTGTTCGGCTT ATTTCTGGACTTCCAAATGAGAAAGAGTCTGTTTATCGTGCATTAGATAAATGGATTGCATGGGAGACAGAGTTTCCGTTGATTGCAGCTGCTAAGGCTCTAAGAATCTTAAGGCAACAGCGGATGTGGAAACGAGTAATTCAA GTTGCTAAGTGGATGTTGAGCAAAGGTCAAGGAGCAACAATGGCAACCTATGATACACTTCTACTGGCATTTGATATGGACAAAAGGGTAGATGAAGCAGAAACATTATGGAATATGATTTTGCATACAAGCACACGGTCTGTCTCAAAACGGCTCTTTTCCAGGATGATTTCATTGTATGATCATCATCATGTGCCAGAGAAGATAGTTGAG GTGTTCGCAGACATGGAGGAGTTAGGGGTAAAACCCGATGAAGATACAGTCAGAAGAGTTGCAAGAGCCTTCCAAATGTTGGGCCAAGAAGATAAGCATAAATTGGTTGTCCAAAGGTATCAAAGCAAATGGAAATATGTCCATTTCAACGGTGAAAGAGCAAGAGTGAGAAGAGACACGAAATGA